Proteins found in one Cryptosporangium phraense genomic segment:
- a CDS encoding glycoside hydrolase family 15 protein, translating to MISGGGFDRIRVPVSADALASRSPFPPIADYGFLSDCEVMALVAPSGNVEWLCLPRLDSPSVFGAVLDRDAGGFRLGPADNMVPVDRRYLPGTMVLETSWESSGGWLIVRDTLLIGPWHHNEAFSPTQRRAPTDYDAQHCLLRTVRCVKGEVQVVMDCEPMFDYGQHQARWSYTDRGYHQGLATSSNGEDSGPSLRLTTDMRIGFEGGRATSRTLLKEGDERYVALSWASVEPPYSYEDANARQTWTAHHWQHWLARGSFPDHPWRGHLQRSALTLKGLTYASSGALVAAATTSLPETPQGERNWDYRYSWIRDSTFALWGLYTLGFDWEADDFFNFVADVASQGDLQVMYGVDGERVLTEKVLDHLSGYDGARPVRIGNGAFDQEQHDVWGAVLDSMYLHTRSRDRLDDRTWKIMRRQVEKAIEHWREPDRGIWEVRGEPKHFTSSKVMCWVAVDRGARLARLRQDYTLADDWQKIADEIHADVCERGVDSRGAFTQHYDTEALDASALLLPLVRFLAPDDPRIKATVLAIADELTVEGLVLRYKTDETDDGLRGEEGTFAICSFWLVSALAEIGELDRARQLCGKLLSFASPLGLYAEELDPYSGKHLGNFPQAFTHLALINAVMHVIRAEHGN from the coding sequence ATGATCAGTGGCGGTGGCTTCGACCGGATCCGGGTGCCGGTGTCGGCGGACGCGCTGGCGTCCCGCTCACCGTTCCCGCCGATCGCGGACTACGGCTTCCTCTCCGACTGCGAAGTGATGGCGCTGGTCGCTCCCAGCGGGAACGTCGAGTGGCTGTGTCTGCCCCGGCTCGACTCACCGAGCGTGTTCGGCGCCGTGCTCGACCGGGACGCCGGCGGCTTCCGGCTCGGCCCGGCCGACAACATGGTGCCGGTCGACCGTCGGTACCTGCCCGGCACGATGGTGCTGGAGACGTCGTGGGAGTCGTCCGGCGGCTGGCTGATCGTCCGCGACACGCTGCTGATCGGACCGTGGCACCACAACGAGGCGTTCTCGCCCACCCAGCGGCGCGCCCCCACCGACTACGACGCCCAGCACTGCCTGCTGCGGACCGTGCGGTGCGTGAAGGGCGAGGTCCAGGTCGTCATGGACTGCGAGCCGATGTTCGACTACGGGCAGCACCAGGCCCGCTGGTCCTACACCGACCGGGGCTACCACCAGGGCCTGGCGACGTCGTCGAACGGGGAAGACAGCGGGCCGTCGCTGCGGCTCACCACCGACATGCGGATCGGGTTCGAGGGTGGCCGGGCGACGTCCCGGACGCTGCTCAAGGAGGGCGACGAGCGGTACGTGGCGCTGTCGTGGGCCTCGGTGGAGCCGCCGTACTCCTACGAGGACGCCAACGCCAGGCAGACCTGGACCGCGCACCACTGGCAGCACTGGCTGGCCCGGGGCTCGTTCCCCGACCACCCGTGGCGGGGTCACCTGCAGCGCAGCGCACTGACGCTGAAGGGGCTCACGTACGCGTCCAGCGGTGCGCTGGTGGCCGCGGCGACGACGTCCCTTCCGGAGACGCCCCAGGGCGAGCGGAACTGGGACTACCGGTACAGCTGGATCCGCGACTCGACGTTCGCGCTCTGGGGCCTCTACACGCTCGGGTTCGACTGGGAGGCCGACGACTTCTTCAACTTCGTCGCCGACGTCGCCTCGCAGGGCGACCTGCAGGTCATGTACGGGGTGGACGGTGAGCGGGTGCTCACCGAGAAGGTGCTCGACCACCTGTCCGGGTACGACGGAGCCCGGCCGGTGCGCATCGGCAACGGCGCGTTCGACCAGGAGCAGCACGACGTCTGGGGCGCCGTACTCGACTCGATGTACCTGCACACCCGCTCGCGCGACCGGCTCGACGACCGCACCTGGAAGATCATGCGGCGCCAGGTCGAGAAGGCGATCGAGCACTGGCGGGAGCCCGACCGGGGGATCTGGGAGGTCCGCGGGGAGCCGAAGCACTTCACCTCGTCGAAGGTGATGTGCTGGGTGGCGGTCGACCGGGGTGCCCGCCTGGCCCGGTTGCGGCAGGACTACACGCTCGCCGACGACTGGCAGAAGATCGCCGACGAGATCCACGCCGACGTGTGCGAGCGGGGCGTGGATTCGCGGGGCGCGTTCACCCAGCACTACGACACCGAGGCGCTGGACGCGTCGGCGTTGCTGTTGCCGCTGGTGCGGTTCCTGGCCCCGGACGACCCGCGGATCAAGGCGACCGTGCTGGCGATCGCCGACGAGCTGACGGTCGAGGGCCTGGTGCTCCGGTACAAGACCGACGAGACCGACGACGGGTTGCGTGGCGAAGAGGGCACGTTCGCGATCTGTTCGTTCTGGTTGGTGTCGGCGTTGGCGGAGATCGGGGAGCTGGATCGGGCCCGGCAGTTGTGCGGGAAGCTGCTGTCGTTCGCGAGTCCGTTGGGGTTGTATGCGGAGGAGCTCGATCCGTACTCGGGGAAGCATCTGGGGAATTTCCCGCAGGCGTTCACGCATTTGGCGCTGATCAATGCGGTGATGCACGTGATCCGGGCGGAGCACGGAAACTAG